The Phycisphaerae bacterium DNA segment GGGCCGAAGTCCTTCGCGAGCGTTTCGCCGTACAGCTCCTTCACCGGGCGCATCGCGTCGCGGATGTTGTCGAGCTCGCGCGACACGTTGCCGTCGGGGTCGCGGTAGTACTTCTCGGCGAACAGCCAGTAGCGGGCGATCAGCTCCTTGACGGTGATCTCCTGCGGCGAGACACGGAGCTTGCGGCCGTTGGCCAGCCAGTCGGCGACCAGCGCGTTGTAGCGCTGGCGGGCCTCGGGCGTGTGGTGCAGGCCCAGGTAAAAGCGCCGGCCGGAAAGCTCGACGTACGCCTGCTGCGTGAACTTGTGGATGCGGAACTTGGGCAGCCGTTGGGATTTCGCGGTCACGACCGTCTCCCAAAAGCGATCGTGTACACTACACGAATCGCGCCTCGGGTTACGGCCGCTCCGCCTTGCGGGCGGGTCGTCGCAACTAGCGACGTCAGCGTCCTTTACGTCAAAAGCGGGCGATGGGATTCGAACCCACGACGTCCAGCTTGGGAAGCTGGCATTCTACCACTGAATTACGCCCGCAGGCGATAAAAACCTCAACGCCGGGCATTATCGAGGGTTGCGCTCCACCCGTCAAGATCACGTTCAGGCAGTTAGCTCCCGTTGGATGCGGTTTCAGGCGGTTAGTTACATGCGACCCGCCAGAAAACCGCCAGTAGGCGGGCCACGGATGGTTCAGTGGTAGGCTGGCCTCGGCCGCCCGCACGTCGTCGATCGCCTTGTTGAGCCGGGCGACGATGTGGTAGCGGTCCAAGATGTGCAGGGCTTGCCCGGCCTTCTTGGCGATCACCTTCAGGTACGGCTGCCACATGTCGCTGCAGACGAATTGCAGCGCCGCCGTCCGTTCGCGACCCAGCATGCGGAAGAACCGCAGCAGCGTCTTGGCCGTACGTTCCGGCCCGAGCCACAGCAATCGGCGGCAAGCGCTGTCGATCTGGTAGACCACGGTCAGGTAGCGGTGGCCCTTCTGGAACTGCACCTCGTCCACGCCGATGGCCGTAATCCCGCTCAAATCCCGGTGCGCCAGGCCGTATTCAACCACCCAGGCCACGGCGCGGAACACGCTCTCCCAACTGGTGCGGAAGATGCCGGCCACCTCGCGCCAGCTCAGCCGCCGGGCCCAGCGCGCCAAGAAGACCGCGTAGGCGGTGGTCAGGTGGTGCTTGCCGTCCGCCCAGGGCAGAAGCTCGGCCGTCACGCCGCAGCGCGGGCAGTCTACCCGCCGGCGGGCGTAGAGCAGGAACACGGCCAGGCCCCACAGCGGGACGAACGCGAACCGCCGCACCGGCAGCGTGTCGTAGCCCGGTCCGCGGCGGCCGCAGCCGGCACAGACGGGGCGGGAGCGGCGATGCGGCCGCACGGTGATCTCGATCTCGTCGTCGACGAGGCGGGCTTTTTCGTAGACGAAGCCCTTGACGGGGTGGACGCGATTGAGGACGGTCTTGACGCGCATCGTTCGGCAGCTCCGCTCGGGTTGGTACCTTCACCAGCACCAACCTACCGGAACTCCGGACGATGCGTTGTTTACGGCAACCCCCGCGCCGGCCGGCCACGCCCAGCGCGCGCTTCGCCGCGTTCCCCGGCGACGGCCCGGCCGCGCTGTCCCGCCGCCGTCCTCACCGCGGAGGGGAAGAAGCCCAAGGACGGGGCCTGGGGGAAACTGCGGAGCTGGTTCCCCCAGCATCAACTAGCAACCCACGAATTCTGCCGAAGAGCCACCTTTCGGGCGACGGCCGCCGGGACAGCCTCGTCGAAAAACAGCCAGATATGCCCACCCTCGCCAGAGCGCGACCTTTCCAGAGCGGCTGGGACGCTCATCCTGCGGCATGTCTCCAGGAACGCGGTCACATCCTCGCGCCAGTGGGCCTTGTCGAAATCGGCCGCCAGGAAGAAGCAACTTTCATCCAGAAGCATCGGATAGACGCCCATGACGAAATCGCGACCGTTGTTATCGCGGCCGGAAAGATGCCAGCGGATCGCCTCGTCCGTAACGGGCAGGAAGTGCCGGTTCGGGTATTCGGCGCATTTGATTCTGGGCTTCTCGCACAGGCCCCGTGCCCATTCGTTGCCACACGCCGGTTGATAACCGGTTTTACCGGTCTTGCGACTCTCGAAACGCCGCGGATAGACATCATCGCGACCCCGAAAGAGCGAGCGGAACAGCGCGACCTTCGCCTCCGGGGAAGATTGGTTGCTCAGGATGGCCTGTGACGCGCACATGCAGTCGTTCCGCGCCATCGTAAGGTGTCACAGCACGTCGCGCAATTCGATCAGGGCCACCTGCCGACCTGGCAGATGCTGCTGATCAAGGTCGCCGGCCAGGTGCTCCAGTCGGCCCGCCGGATCCTGGTGCGCGTGCCGGCCCACTGGCCGTATCTGCACTACTTCCGGCATGTCTGTGAACGGATTCGGGCCTGGCGCCCCCCGTGGCCCGCGCCGTTCTGACCACCGTACAACCCGGTTCGCCAGTTGGGGGTAGGGGGTGTTTTGCGCCCGCCACGTCCGCCACCCGCGCACGACACCCGCCGACGCCGTTGCGCCACCCTCCACACCAAATCACGGAGCCGTATGAATAATCCGGGGTATGACTTCAAAGTGCTGGAACTTCTGTATGCCCCAAACCACAAGGAGTGTCAACTATACTGTGCTGGACTTAATATGCCCCCGCCACGCGCACCGCCGGCCGCCGAGAAGCCAAGTTTGCATACAGCTCGGCGTATTGCCGCACCATGCGGTCACGCCCACCGATCACCGCGGCAACTCCGCGCGCCTCCGCTGCCTGCCGCCGCGACTGCTCATCACATTCCAGCGCCCGCAGCATGCAGCGTGCCGCCGCCTCCGGATCATTCGCCCCACAGAACCACGCGGATCGCCCCGCCGTGAGTAGCTCCCGCATCGCCGGGACATCCGACACCACCAACGGACACTCCGCCGCCATCGCCGCCAGCACGCTCTCCTGCGGCGCGTCCCCGGCCGGCAGATACACGCCGAGATCTGCTGCGCACACCAGGTCCGCCACCGCCATCACACGCGACACGTGGCACGCCATCCACTCGTGCCGGCACGCCTGCACCAGCCGCCGCACACGCGCCGCTTCACGTCCGCCTTCCGGCAACATCACCCGCACCTCGGGCCGCACTTTCTCGAGCAACAACGCCGCCCACGCGCCCACGTACGCCCCGCTCCCCCGCGTCGCTGGCGGCAACACCGCGACCGCCACGTCTCCCGCTGCCAATCCCAGCCGTTCACGCGCCGCCGCCCGCCGCCCGCCATCCTCCGGCGCCAGTTCAACCGCGCTGCGCACGAGCGCGCACCGCGCCGCCGGCAACCCGAGTCCCAGCAGCCGCGCGCGCGTCGTCGCCGACCGGCACACCAGCGACAAGGTGCTCCTGGCCGCCCACCGCGCGATCGGCTCCAGCTTGTCCCCCGCGTCGACCTCCAGCACCACCGGCCGGTGCGTCGCCGCCAGCGTCAACCCCCACTCTGCCGCCGCTGCCGTCCACGCGTGCAGGATGATCACACCCGGCTCCCCGCCCGCCCCGCACCGCGCCAGCACACGTCGCAACGCCGCCCGTCGCACGCCGCTCAGCGCCACGGGCACATGCACGCGCGCCGCCACCGGCGCATCCACGGATGGACCTGGCCCTGCCCCCAACTGCATGATCGTCCGTGCATGCCCCTCCCCTACGCCCCGCCACACCGCCTCCAGCGCGCGACACCGCACCTCCGACATATCGGACGTGACCAAGTGCATGATAGTCACATTCGCCGATCGCACGCGCAAACCGTCCGCTGGCAGCCTGTCAAACTCGCGGCCGCATTGTACGCGCAACCTATTGAACAGCGACAACCCCCGCCCGCGACACCCCACCGCGCAACCCACGCCGGGCTACGCCGATCAGGCCGTCCCTTCTTTCGCTTCCTTCGCGTCCGGCGACTTCATGCGGATCGTGCCGCGCAGCCGGCGCCCGGCGACCGACTCCGTGTTCGGGTCGGAAGCCGGCATGCTGATGACCTTCGGCTTGGCGGGCGCCATGTCCTCTTCTTCTTCATCCGCCGGCGAGCTCAGCCAAGTGAGGATGCTATCCTCAAGGCTCTGGCTCTGCGGGATGTCGAAGCGCTCGCCACACCGCTTGCACCGCGCTGACCGACCCTGTGCCTCGACCGGGAGCCGATACTTCGCTCCGCAGTGCGAACAGGCACACTTGATCGTCTCAGCCATGACTCACCTCGTTCATTCCGCGCGCACGATGCACGTACAGCGGACGCCGTGCGCGTACCAAATAAACCGCACGCGGCCTCAGTCGCACAACCCAATTGTCGGCTGAGTATGAAGCGTATGAACGAGATGAGAAAAACGATGGCGTTTCACAGAGCACGCTCAGCCCACATGCTCCACTATTATCGTATCGGCCTGCACGTGGCTTTGCAAGAGCTTTGCGCCCTTCATCCATCCAGTTCGCCATTTGTTATACGGCTGAAACACATCGGATGTTCACGTCCGACTCCACTCGGCACACCGCTCACAAATCGGGAGCGATTCCAGATTCAGCCCCCGATGCGCCTCTCGCACCGCCACCAACCGCGCCCCACCCCACGCCGCGCCCACCCCCTCCGTCACCCAGTTCCCCATCCGCACCTCACCCCCACAATCCTGACCACACAGAGCCACTGTCCCGTCCGCCAGCAACATCATCCGCGTCGCCAGCCGCCGACAAGGCTCCCTCAGGTCCGGCGTCGCCCGCAACAACGTGTCCGCCGGCAGCAGCCCGCCGTAGTCGTTGTACCCCGTGATCACCGCGCTTCCCACCTTCTGAATCCAGTGGTCGTAAAACCGCTCTAGCTCGTCCATCGTCGCGGCACACCGCGTCAGACTGCAAACCACCAGCGGCTCGGGGGCTTTCCGCTCTCGCCGCAACGCTTCCAGGCGTTCCACATTCGCAACGACCTGCGCGTAGAGATCCGCCCCATGCACCCGCCGGTACGTCTCCGGGCTGTGAGCGTCGATCCGCACCTCGACCACGTCCACGGTGTTATCGAACAGTGCCGCCACATGCTCCTCGGTCAACTCCGCGAGCGCCGTCCCCACCCCGATCCCATACACCCCCGCCGACCGCAGGATTCGGCACACCTCCGCAAACTGCGGATGCAGCAGTGGATCACCATGCCCGCCCAGAAACACCAGCCGATCATCGTACCGCGCCAACTCCGCCGCCAGCCGCTGCACTGCCGCCAAGTCCGCGATCTCTCGCCGCGGCACTCGCGCCCCCCGCGGCCGCAACGTCGTTTCAGGCAACGGATCGGCCGTCGTCAGCTCCAGCTCCACCTCCACCGGCAACGCCCCCGCCCGGTCATGCCCCACACCCTGGGTCCATTCACACAGCGCCGCCGCGTCTGCATCCTCACCCAGCTCCGCCAGCGCCATGTCGAGCAATTCCCGGCTGCGGCGCGTATCGCCCGTGAACCGCGCCGCCGTCTGCACGACCTGCCGCGGCACGCCGTAGCACGCCGGCTGCGTGATCGGATCGCCCTGGGCCAGCTCCGGCCGATACGCCAGCAGCAGCCCCACCGGGATGTTGAACTCCAGCAGGTCCTGCAGTGCCTCCCGCCGCATCACCGCCCCCGCCAGCCCCGGCGGCGCTTGCGTGAAGACCATCTTCGCCTCGTGCTCGGTCGCCTGTGTGTGCGCCACCATCGCCGTGGCGATTCGCACATCCAGCACCGGCGAATGTCCCTCGATACACAGGACCGCGTCGCAGCGGTAATGGTCCAACACGAGCGCCGCCGCCTGCGGATCGATGAACTCGTCAAACCAGCTCGACCCCACCAACCCCCCACGCCACGATTCCAGGTTCCACTTCCGCGCCGCGGTCAACAAGGCCCGGCGTGGCCGCGGCGACGAATCCAGCGGCAGAACCTCGATCCGGTCCTCCACGCCGGCGTCGCGCACCACGGCCGCCGCGGCGTCGCCATCCCGCGCCCGCACAAACAAACACCGCGCGCTGACGCCCTCAATGCGTGCTACCCGCAACAAGGTCCGCGCCAGAATCCCGCGTCCGCCCACCGTGGCCAACAGGGCCGAAGCATTCCCCGCTGGCCCCGTGACAAAATCAGCAAATACAGCGGCGACAATATTCATACGGTCTGCTTCACGCGAAGTGGGCGCTCATTACCGTCACGCCACGCACCCCGCAGCATAGCCCCCCGGTGGTCGAATTCAACGGGGGCGCCAGCACCTCCTCTTCCCCGGTGTGCGGCCTTCGCTGGCACAGTCACCCGCGCGCCGCCAGAATGCACCATCATGCCAAGGCGCAGATGGGTTGCACTGGGTGCTCGCGTGGCGCGTTTGCTGCTGCGACCGCCGCGTCGCACCGCGGAGTTGGTCCGGCAGAGCTACGACCGCGTCGCGTGCGGCTACGACCAGGCCTGGACCGACCACATGCGCGGTTTCTCTGATGAGCTGCTCGCGCGGCTCGCTCCGTGGCACGGCGCGGAGTGCCTCGATCTCACCTGCGGCACCGGCCACGTGACCAACGAACTGGCGCGCCAGACCGACACACGCGTACAGGGCGTGGACGCCTCCGCGGGAATGCTCGCGCAGGCCCGCGCGCAGTTCGGCACCCGCTGCACGTTCATCCAGGCCGACGCGACCGACTACTTGCACACTTGCCCGCGCCACAGCTTCGACATCATCACCTGCGCCTGGGGCCTCGGCTACACGCACCCGTGGCGCATCATCCGCGCGGCGGCCCGCGTGCTGCGCCCTGGCGGAAAGCTCGGGATCATCGACAATTCGCTTTTCTCGCTCGCCGGCGTGCTCTGGACCTCCGTCCTGGCATTCGCCGAGCAGCCGCACACGCTCGTGCATGCGATGCAGGTGCGCTTCCTGCCGGGTAGCTGGTGCCTCACACTCCTGATGCGCGCCGCCGGTCTCGCGGTACTGTCCGCCTGGGATGGCGCCAAGACCTACCGCGTACCCACCGGCGACGCCGCGATCGCGCGTCTGACCGCCACCGGCGCCGCCGCCGGCTTCGAGTTCGCCGCCGACGAGCACCACCGCGCGGCCATCTTCGCGCGGTTCGCTCACCTGCTCGAAGAACGCTGCCACGGAGACGCCGGCATCCCCGTCACGCACCGCTACCTGGCCGCCGTGGGGCAGAAACGATGATCGCCCTGCTACGCCTGTGCCGTCTCTACTACGCTCTGCCGATGTCAACCATCCTGACGCTGACGCTCTGGTACCTGCTCGGCAGCAGCATCGGCACCCAGTGGGTCGGCGTACTCTGCGCCACGTTCGCCCTGGCGCTGGTCATCGCGGGCGGCTACGTGCTCAACGACGTCTGCGATTGGCGCATCGACGCCATCAACATGCCGCAGCGCCCGATCCCGTCCGGCCACGTTCGGCGCCGCACCGCGCTGTTCTTGGCACTCGGTCTATTCTGCGGCGGCCTGGCATTCGGACTCGCGTGTCGCTGGCAATTCCAGCTTACCCTCCTCGGCGTCATCGGCCTGCTCATCCTCTACAACCTGCGGGCCAAGCACTGGGGCCTCGGCAAGCAACTGACCGTCGCCGTGCTCATGATCAGCTTCTATCCGCTCGCGTTTGCACAGGCCGGCCTGCAGGAAAACAGCCGCGTCGGCACGCTCTTCGTCTTCCCCGTCTGGCTATTTCTCACCTGCTTCGGCTACGAGACGCTCAAGGACATCCGCGACACACAGGGTGACAAGCTCATCACACGCGTCCCGTCGTGGATCCAGCGCCGCCCGCAGTTCGCGTTGCGCGTAGCGCGCGCCGCGATCGTGGCCGGCGCGCTGGCACTGCTCGGGCCGGCGTTCCTCGGCTGTGGCTGGGTCTACGCGATCCTCGTCCCGCTGCCGATCGGCCTCGGTGTCTGGGCCGCCTGCCTGCCGCAACTGCACGCTCGCATGGCGATCTACGGCCAGCTCTTGCTGGTCGGCATCGCCGCCACCCTGGATATGCTCATCCTGGGTTCTTGAACTGCTCCCCCGCTCTCAGCAACCGCCGGTATCCCTCAGGCAACGGCCCCTGTGGGTGACACGCCCCGCAGATCCGCTCGCTCTCCGCGCGCGGCAGTGGCAGCGGTCCGCCTGCTTCATTCAGCAGCGGGCCAACAGCGTTCATCAAGCAGCCCCGGCGTGGCACCGGGAAGAACGCGCCCATGCGGTTCCAGATGCTGAGCAGCGGCTCGGTCACAACGCTGCCAAAGCTCAGCGGCGTCAGATCGCACGGGCACACCTCGCCGGCCGCGTCGATGAAGAGATGGTGAAACCCCGCCCCGCAGCCAAACACTTCATCCGACTCCAGGTACGCGAACGCCGCAATCGCCGGCCCCGTCGCCCGGCGATTGTACGCACGCTGAAAGTCCGCCAGCGCGCCCCGTTCGTCCGCATTCAGCGTCGCGGCCGCACAGCCCCGCCACGCACCCGTCGCGACCGGCGTCAGGATGCGAAACTCGCCGGCCCCCCAGCGCTGTGCCAGTGCGTACAACGCTGCGAGGTCGCCGCCGGCCAGCTTCTCTCGTGTCCCAACCGTCGAGATGGCAAGGTAAATGCCCGCGTCGCGACAGGCATCCG contains these protein-coding regions:
- a CDS encoding UbiA family prenyltransferase, whose translation is MIALLRLCRLYYALPMSTILTLTLWYLLGSSIGTQWVGVLCATFALALVIAGGYVLNDVCDWRIDAINMPQRPIPSGHVRRRTALFLALGLFCGGLAFGLACRWQFQLTLLGVIGLLILYNLRAKHWGLGKQLTVAVLMISFYPLAFAQAGLQENSRVGTLFVFPVWLFLTCFGYETLKDIRDTQGDKLITRVPSWIQRRPQFALRVARAAIVAGALALLGPAFLGCGWVYAILVPLPIGLGVWAACLPQLHARMAIYGQLLLVGIAATLDMLILGS
- a CDS encoding glycosyltransferase, which encodes MHLVTSDMSEVRCRALEAVWRGVGEGHARTIMQLGAGPGPSVDAPVAARVHVPVALSGVRRAALRRVLARCGAGGEPGVIILHAWTAAAAEWGLTLAATHRPVVLEVDAGDKLEPIARWAARSTLSLVCRSATTRARLLGLGLPAARCALVRSAVELAPEDGGRRAAARERLGLAAGDVAVAVLPPATRGSGAYVGAWAALLLEKVRPEVRVMLPEGGREAARVRRLVQACRHEWMACHVSRVMAVADLVCAADLGVYLPAGDAPQESVLAAMAAECPLVVSDVPAMRELLTAGRSAWFCGANDPEAAARCMLRALECDEQSRRQAAEARGVAAVIGGRDRMVRQYAELYANLASRRPAVRVAGAY
- a CDS encoding radical SAM protein, with the translated sequence MSIARTLLVLRMFARMVGRVPAQHLWYLLRRMRSEKPHRFAGQVHINTFFPPYPSPAFDRFCRAVIERRRVPYSTYLAVTGRCPFHCAHCSYAGRTNAEMSAAQMRDVVAQIKALGTCTLGLTGGEPLLRDDLEDLIGAAGPEMTTVLFTTGHTLDAGRAARLAHAGVGCVTIGLESAAAATHDRVRGCSGSFAEAVAAADACRDAGIYLAISTVGTREKLAGGDLAALYALAQRWGAGEFRILTPVATGAWRGCAAATLNADERGALADFQRAYNRRATGPAIAAFAYLESDEVFGCGAGFHHLFIDAAGEVCPCDLTPLSFGSVVTEPLLSIWNRMGAFFPVPRRGCLMNAVGPLLNEAGGPLPLPRAESERICGACHPQGPLPEGYRRLLRAGEQFKNPG
- a CDS encoding radical SAM protein, which gives rise to MNIVAAVFADFVTGPAGNASALLATVGGRGILARTLLRVARIEGVSARCLFVRARDGDAAAAVVRDAGVEDRIEVLPLDSSPRPRRALLTAARKWNLESWRGGLVGSSWFDEFIDPQAAALVLDHYRCDAVLCIEGHSPVLDVRIATAMVAHTQATEHEAKMVFTQAPPGLAGAVMRREALQDLLEFNIPVGLLLAYRPELAQGDPITQPACYGVPRQVVQTAARFTGDTRRSRELLDMALAELGEDADAAALCEWTQGVGHDRAGALPVEVELELTTADPLPETTLRPRGARVPRREIADLAAVQRLAAELARYDDRLVFLGGHGDPLLHPQFAEVCRILRSAGVYGIGVGTALAELTEEHVAALFDNTVDVVEVRIDAHSPETYRRVHGADLYAQVVANVERLEALRRERKAPEPLVVCSLTRCAATMDELERFYDHWIQKVGSAVITGYNDYGGLLPADTLLRATPDLREPCRRLATRMMLLADGTVALCGQDCGGEVRMGNWVTEGVGAAWGGARLVAVREAHRGLNLESLPICERCAEWSRT
- a CDS encoding class I SAM-dependent methyltransferase; the encoded protein is MARLLLRPPRRTAELVRQSYDRVACGYDQAWTDHMRGFSDELLARLAPWHGAECLDLTCGTGHVTNELARQTDTRVQGVDASAGMLAQARAQFGTRCTFIQADATDYLHTCPRHSFDIITCAWGLGYTHPWRIIRAAARVLRPGGKLGIIDNSLFSLAGVLWTSVLAFAEQPHTLVHAMQVRFLPGSWCLTLLMRAAGLAVLSAWDGAKTYRVPTGDAAIARLTATGAAAGFEFAADEHHRAAIFARFAHLLEERCHGDAGIPVTHRYLAAVGQKR
- a CDS encoding transposase, which produces MSQHVAQFDQGHLPTWQMLLIKVAGQVLQSARRILVRVPAHWPYLHYFRHVCERIRAWRPPWPAPF
- a CDS encoding recombinase XerD, with the protein product MTAKSQRLPKFRIHKFTQQAYVELSGRRFYLGLHHTPEARQRYNALVADWLANGRKLRVSPQEITVKELIARYWLFAEKYYRDPDGNVSRELDNIRDAMRPVKELYGETLAKDFGP